From a region of the Solanum stenotomum isolate F172 chromosome 2, ASM1918654v1, whole genome shotgun sequence genome:
- the LOC125857116 gene encoding protein indeterminate-domain 5, chloroplastic-like isoform X1, which translates to MATNRFLCEVCNKGFQREQNLQLHRRGHNLPWKLKQKNTKEVAKRKVYLCPEPTCVHHEPSRALGDLTGIKKHYFRKHGEKKFKCEKCSKKYAVKSDWKAHTKTCGTREYRCDCGTLFSRRDSFITHRAFCDALVQENARNILSPNSLMNTLGMNNNQYLYGSSSNINLGTFSKLGNNNNNITKTTTTTTTTTSGVQFDHHHDNNLIGSSTTTTTNNPFFLQETNQDYNPNNNIKPLMVHGLMQLPNLDQNNDNNNSSSTMFNLNFFQNNLSTNSGILGDHHHDNNNISCSIPSLYGVQVLESSNTTCSSGPIMSATALLQKAAQMGSSSTSNISATASLFKAFGSTSGSSSSGTKSDHQAFNFGSDITVDGGIINAYGGGSHEGMYNTSTKLNFEQHQGPPQKKQLTRDFLGVGEIVRSMNGRFSTQREQQQQQNNGLNNMMSSLLDPERNQTQQSFGSATNFQ; encoded by the exons ATGGCAACAAATAGATTCTTATGTGAGGTATGCAACAAAGGTTTTCAAAGAGAACAAAACTTACAACTCCATAGAAGAGGACACAATTTGCCATGgaaattaaagcaaaaaaatacaaaagaagtTGCAAAAAGAAAGGTGTATCTTTGTCCAGAACCAACATGTGTTCATCATGAACCAAGTAGAGCACTTGGTGATCTTACTGGGattaaaaaacattattttagaaaacatggtgagaaaaaattcaaatgtgAAAAATGTTCAAAGAAATATGCTGTTAAGTCTGATTGGAAAGCACATACCAAAACTTGTGGCACTAGGGAGTATAGATGTGATTGTGGCACTCTTTTCTCCAG GCGCGACAGCTTCATCACACATAGAGCCTTTTGTGATGCCTTGGTTCAagaaaatgcaagaaatatCCTTTCACCAAACTCCTTGATGAACACCCTTGGCATGAACAACAACCAATATTTATATGGAAGTAGTAGCAACATAAACTTAGGCACCTTCTCCAAATTGggcaataacaacaacaacatcacaaagactactactactactactactactactagtGGTGTTCAATTTGATCATCATCATGACAACAACCTCATTGGATCaagtactactactactactaacaaTCCTTTTTTCCTTCAAGAAACAAATCAAGATTACAATCCTAACAACAATATCAAACCATTAATGGTCCATGGCCTAATGCAACTTCCTAATCTTGATCAAAACAATGATAACAACAATAGTAGTAGTACTATGTTTAACCTCaacttttttcaaaacaatttgTCTACCAATAGTGGAATTTTGGGTGATCATCATCATgataacaataatataagttGTTCAATTCCATCACTTTATGGGGTACAAGTACTTGAGAGTAGTAATACAACTTGTTCATCTGGACCAATAATGTCAGCCACAGCATTACTACAAAAGGCAGCACAAATGGGATCTTCTAGTACAAGTAATATTAGTGCAACTGCCTCATTGTTCAAAGCCTTTGGAAGTACTAGTGGTTCATCATCTAGTGGCACAAAATCTGATCATCAAGCTTTCAACTTTGGTAGTGACATTACAG TAGATGGTGGTATCATCAATGCTTATGGAGGTGGATCACATGAAGGCATGTACAATACATCAACAAAGTTGAACTTTGAGCAACATCAAGGTCCACCTCAAAAGAAACAATTAACTAGAGACTTTCTTGGAGTTGGGGAAATAGTAAGAAGTATGAATGGGAGATTTAGTACCCAAagagaacaacaacaacaacagaaTAATGGATTGAACAATATGATGAGCTCATTATTGGATCCAGAGAGAAACCAAACCCAACAGAGTTTTGGAAGTGCTACCAATTTTCAATGA
- the LOC125857116 gene encoding protein indeterminate-domain 5, chloroplastic-like isoform X3: MAGGSSTSSMFFGMREEELSQNQQENLLQAQAPSKKRRNQPGTPSPDAKVIALSPKTLMATNRFLCEVCNKGFQREQNLQLHRRGHNLPWKLKQKNTKEVAKRKVYLCPEPTCVHHEPSRALGDLTGIKKHYFRKHGEKKFKCEKCSKKYAVKSDWKAHTKTCGTREYRCDCGTLFSRRDSFITHRAFCDALVQENARNILSPNSLMNTLGMNNNQYLYGSSSNINLGTFSKLGNNNNNITKTTTTTTTTTSGVQFDHHHDNNLIGSSTTTTTNNPFFLQETNQDYNPNNNIKPLMVHGLMQLPNLDQNNDNNNSSSTMFNLNFFQNNLSTNSGILGDHHHDNNNISCSIPSLYGVQVLESSNTTCSSGPIMSATALLQKAAQMGSSSTSNISATASLFKAFGSTSGSSSSGTKSDHQAFNFGSDITVDGGIINAYGGGSHEGMYNTSTKLNFEQHQGPPQKKQLTRDFLGVGEIVRSMNGRFSTQREQQQQQNNGLNNMMSSLLDPERNQTQQSFGSATNFQ, from the exons GTCCAGACGCAAAAGTGATAGCGTTATCACCAAAGACTCTAATGGCAACAAATAGATTCTTATGTGAGGTATGCAACAAAGGTTTTCAAAGAGAACAAAACTTACAACTCCATAGAAGAGGACACAATTTGCCATGgaaattaaagcaaaaaaatacaaaagaagtTGCAAAAAGAAAGGTGTATCTTTGTCCAGAACCAACATGTGTTCATCATGAACCAAGTAGAGCACTTGGTGATCTTACTGGGattaaaaaacattattttagaaaacatggtgagaaaaaattcaaatgtgAAAAATGTTCAAAGAAATATGCTGTTAAGTCTGATTGGAAAGCACATACCAAAACTTGTGGCACTAGGGAGTATAGATGTGATTGTGGCACTCTTTTCTCCAG GCGCGACAGCTTCATCACACATAGAGCCTTTTGTGATGCCTTGGTTCAagaaaatgcaagaaatatCCTTTCACCAAACTCCTTGATGAACACCCTTGGCATGAACAACAACCAATATTTATATGGAAGTAGTAGCAACATAAACTTAGGCACCTTCTCCAAATTGggcaataacaacaacaacatcacaaagactactactactactactactactactagtGGTGTTCAATTTGATCATCATCATGACAACAACCTCATTGGATCaagtactactactactactaacaaTCCTTTTTTCCTTCAAGAAACAAATCAAGATTACAATCCTAACAACAATATCAAACCATTAATGGTCCATGGCCTAATGCAACTTCCTAATCTTGATCAAAACAATGATAACAACAATAGTAGTAGTACTATGTTTAACCTCaacttttttcaaaacaatttgTCTACCAATAGTGGAATTTTGGGTGATCATCATCATgataacaataatataagttGTTCAATTCCATCACTTTATGGGGTACAAGTACTTGAGAGTAGTAATACAACTTGTTCATCTGGACCAATAATGTCAGCCACAGCATTACTACAAAAGGCAGCACAAATGGGATCTTCTAGTACAAGTAATATTAGTGCAACTGCCTCATTGTTCAAAGCCTTTGGAAGTACTAGTGGTTCATCATCTAGTGGCACAAAATCTGATCATCAAGCTTTCAACTTTGGTAGTGACATTACAG TAGATGGTGGTATCATCAATGCTTATGGAGGTGGATCACATGAAGGCATGTACAATACATCAACAAAGTTGAACTTTGAGCAACATCAAGGTCCACCTCAAAAGAAACAATTAACTAGAGACTTTCTTGGAGTTGGGGAAATAGTAAGAAGTATGAATGGGAGATTTAGTACCCAAagagaacaacaacaacaacagaaTAATGGATTGAACAATATGATGAGCTCATTATTGGATCCAGAGAGAAACCAAACCCAACAGAGTTTTGGAAGTGCTACCAATTTTCAATGA
- the LOC125857116 gene encoding protein indeterminate-domain 5, chloroplastic-like isoform X2, protein MATNRFLCEVCNKGFQREQNLQLHRRGHNLPWKLKQKNTKEVAKRKVYLCPEPTCVHHEPSRALGDLTGIKKHYFRKHGEKKFKCEKCSKKYAVKSDWKAHTKTCGTREYRCDCGTLFSRRDSFITHRAFCDALVQENARNILSPNSLMNTLGMNNNQYLYGSSSNINLGTFSKLGNNNNNITKTTTTTTTTTSGVQFDHHHDNNLIGSSTTTTTNNPFFLQETNQDYNPNNNIKPLMVHGLMQLPNLDQNNDNNNSSSTMFNLNFFQNNLSTNSGILGDHHHDNNNISCSIPSLYGVQVLESSNTTCSSGPIMSATALLQKAAQMGSSSTSNISATASLFKAFGSTSGSSSSGTKSDHQAFNFGSDITDGGIINAYGGGSHEGMYNTSTKLNFEQHQGPPQKKQLTRDFLGVGEIVRSMNGRFSTQREQQQQQNNGLNNMMSSLLDPERNQTQQSFGSATNFQ, encoded by the exons ATGGCAACAAATAGATTCTTATGTGAGGTATGCAACAAAGGTTTTCAAAGAGAACAAAACTTACAACTCCATAGAAGAGGACACAATTTGCCATGgaaattaaagcaaaaaaatacaaaagaagtTGCAAAAAGAAAGGTGTATCTTTGTCCAGAACCAACATGTGTTCATCATGAACCAAGTAGAGCACTTGGTGATCTTACTGGGattaaaaaacattattttagaaaacatggtgagaaaaaattcaaatgtgAAAAATGTTCAAAGAAATATGCTGTTAAGTCTGATTGGAAAGCACATACCAAAACTTGTGGCACTAGGGAGTATAGATGTGATTGTGGCACTCTTTTCTCCAG GCGCGACAGCTTCATCACACATAGAGCCTTTTGTGATGCCTTGGTTCAagaaaatgcaagaaatatCCTTTCACCAAACTCCTTGATGAACACCCTTGGCATGAACAACAACCAATATTTATATGGAAGTAGTAGCAACATAAACTTAGGCACCTTCTCCAAATTGggcaataacaacaacaacatcacaaagactactactactactactactactactagtGGTGTTCAATTTGATCATCATCATGACAACAACCTCATTGGATCaagtactactactactactaacaaTCCTTTTTTCCTTCAAGAAACAAATCAAGATTACAATCCTAACAACAATATCAAACCATTAATGGTCCATGGCCTAATGCAACTTCCTAATCTTGATCAAAACAATGATAACAACAATAGTAGTAGTACTATGTTTAACCTCaacttttttcaaaacaatttgTCTACCAATAGTGGAATTTTGGGTGATCATCATCATgataacaataatataagttGTTCAATTCCATCACTTTATGGGGTACAAGTACTTGAGAGTAGTAATACAACTTGTTCATCTGGACCAATAATGTCAGCCACAGCATTACTACAAAAGGCAGCACAAATGGGATCTTCTAGTACAAGTAATATTAGTGCAACTGCCTCATTGTTCAAAGCCTTTGGAAGTACTAGTGGTTCATCATCTAGTGGCACAAAATCTGATCATCAAGCTTTCAACTTTGGTAGTGACATTACAG ATGGTGGTATCATCAATGCTTATGGAGGTGGATCACATGAAGGCATGTACAATACATCAACAAAGTTGAACTTTGAGCAACATCAAGGTCCACCTCAAAAGAAACAATTAACTAGAGACTTTCTTGGAGTTGGGGAAATAGTAAGAAGTATGAATGGGAGATTTAGTACCCAAagagaacaacaacaacaacagaaTAATGGATTGAACAATATGATGAGCTCATTATTGGATCCAGAGAGAAACCAAACCCAACAGAGTTTTGGAAGTGCTACCAATTTTCAATGA